In Pyrus communis chromosome 8, drPyrComm1.1, whole genome shotgun sequence, one genomic interval encodes:
- the LOC137742806 gene encoding homeobox-leucine zipper protein ATHB-52-like, translating to MDFFQTSNHKNQFQHNKKRLTQDQVKLLERSFAFNKKLEPERKLLLAKQLAIPPRQVAIWYQNKRARWKTQSLELNYNAIQAKLESALAEKRRLEKDVERLRGELKRAHEVVLALNQQVQVFPPNPVICSVFDSSNCSDEGGVGSSSMQVQPHGDHEVKQLEELYACLIGMQ from the coding sequence ATGGATTTTTTCCAGACCTCGAACCACAAAAACCAATTCCAACACAACAAAAAAAGGCTAACTCAAGACCAAGTGAAGCTCCTAGAGCGAAGCTTTGCCTTCAACAAGAAGCTTGAACCAGAGCGCAAGCTTCTGCTGGCCAAGCAGCTCGCAATCCCACCGAGACAGGTTGCAATTTGGTACCAGAACAAGCGCGCGCGGTGGAAGACGCAGAGCCTCGAGCTCAACTACAATGCAATCCAAGCGAAGCTGGAGAGTGCCCTAGCTGAAAAGAGGAGGCTTgagaaagatgttgagaggCTTAGAGGCGAGCTTAAGAGGGCTCATGAAGTTGTGTTGGCCTTGAACCAACAAGTACAAGTGTTTCCACCTAATCCTGTAATTTGTTCAGTGTTTGATTCTTCTAATTGTAGTGATGAGGGTGGTGTTGGAAGTTCCAGCATGCAGGTGCAGCCTCATGGGGATCATGAGGTTAAGCAACTTGAGGAGCTCTATGCTTGTTTGATTGGCATGCAGTGA
- the LOC137742300 gene encoding uncharacterized protein At4g28440-like, with the protein MSTSTKTAPSQTPQQSNAKPGLRKPVFTKVELLKPETSGHTLVAKVLSSNPVLQKGRSVSQHLRQTRISECLIGDETGTILFTARNDQVDLMKLGATVILRNARIDMFKGSMRLAVDKWGRIEVTEPANFEVKEDNNLSLVEYELVNVQEEGGAPLGN; encoded by the exons ATGTCGACGTCCACCAAAACGGCACCGTCTCAGACACCCCAGCAGAGCAATGCCAAGCCTGGTCTCAGGAAGCCCGTGTTCACCAAGGTCGAGTTGCTCAAGCCGGAGACCAGCGGCCACACGCTCGTCGCCAAGGTCCTGAGCTCGAACCCTGTGCTGCAGAAGGGCCGATCGGTGTCGCAGCACCTTCGCCAGACTCGAATCTCTGAGTGCTTGATTGGGGACGAGACTGGGACCATTCTCTTCACTGCCAGGAACGATCAAG TTGACTTGATGAAGCTTGGTGCAACTGTAATTCTCCGCAATGCAAGGATTGACATGTTCAAGGGATCGATGAGGCTAGCAGTTGATAAATGGGGACGTATTGAGGTCACTGAACCTGCAAACTTTGAAGTGAAGGAGGATAACAATCTCTCTTTAGTGGAATATGAGCTGGTGAATGTTCAGGAGGAAGGAGGGGCGCCGCTTGGCAATTAG